The Armatimonadota bacterium genomic sequence CAGAACCGGCGCCAACTACGGCGCGACGTTTGCCGCCGCCGTCACATTCGGGCTGATCAGTTTTGGTGTCAGCAGGGCCAGGTTCGGGCTTCGGCATGTGATCATGATGTTTGTCGGTGGTTTCGCTCTTATGGCGGTCCTCGCCGTTACGGATTTTCATGCATTCGGATCAGCAGCGGCGCACGCCGGTCGGATGGCGAGCCTTGCGCAGCGAGTTGGGGGAGACTACGTGCTTACCCTGATAGAGCGAAAAGTTCTCTTGAACCTCAGGATCATTGTCCGTCCCGAAGCCATGGTTGCTTATGCCGTGCTTATCCCGATATTTCTGTTTTGGACATATCGAGTGCCCGCTAAACTCAAGGATGAAATTTTTCGCGATAGACAGATCGTCGCCAGCCTGAAAGGTTTCCTGATCGGTATATTGGCTGCATTTGTCTTGAATGATTCGGGCATAGTCATGGCGGTGCTTATGTTCGGCATGCTCTCTTCCCTGGTTCTCTATACTATGATGGAGATCGTCGGCAGCGGTAAAGCCGGGGAGTCTGACAATGCCTAGAATAGCGGCTCTGGATGTGGGTGATGCGACGGTCGGCGTAGCGGTAAGCGATGAGCTTTGCATTACTGCGAACCCTGTGACCACTATCAGGCGTAGTAAAAGTATAAAAACCGACCTTCGTGCCGTGGAAGAACTGCTCAATGAACTGGGAGCCTCCAGGGTTGTTGTAGGGCTGCCGTTGGATCTAAAGGGCGAGGAAGGAATTCAAGCTGCGAAAGTTAAAGACTTCACGGACCGTCTCACAAGGCGTATCAGGATACCTGTTGTTCTGTGGGATGAGTCACTGAGCACTGTTGACGCCGAGTCTTCTCTCATCCAGATGGATATCTCGCGCAAAAAGCGAAAAAAAGTAATCGATCAGATGGCCGCAGCCGTCATATTACGCAGTTACCTTGAAAGTGGAGAGTGGAGGGTGGAGAGCTAAGACCAGGAAAGCAGTCTTGAACGCTTAACTCATAACTCATAACACACAACGCATGAAAAGTATTTTCACTCAGACAAAACCTTATATACTCGTCCTGGTCGCAGCGCT encodes the following:
- the ruvX gene encoding Holliday junction resolvase RuvX, giving the protein MPRIAALDVGDATVGVAVSDELCITANPVTTIRRSKSIKTDLRAVEELLNELGASRVVVGLPLDLKGEEGIQAAKVKDFTDRLTRRIRIPVVLWDESLSTVDAESSLIQMDISRKKRKKVIDQMAAAVILRSYLESGEWRVES